One genomic region from Aliarcobacter cryaerophilus ATCC 43158 encodes:
- a CDS encoding GGDEF domain-containing protein, which produces MKSNTKITLIIFSMVVLLTSIIVVLVAIGSRQIGYDGVKKKAYLTADIVKNSLTSHMVNGNMSQRDVFLDSMSQLKNVQSLWLVRAKSVSEQFGNSNLANENPKDDIDLEVLRSGVEKIVIEESLYTANLRITIPYVASSLDKPNCLNCHNAKEGQVLGAISLSFDISEDRGSNVMVLLYIIGTISIFLIVFLIFIRKRITPYTNSFDSLSYVLKRVHEGDYSIRANTGVLKEDKEVSNWLNELIEKLETVLTGIERNLTSFVHNRVSNVNHDKLITAKEIIEDISEIYHYKKTIENDLTIDDIYHRLILVLKDKLEIDCFVIFETDLVKDERKTIFATDGAIACCDLKQNIKEVCRAERINSIVASENFPEICRVAKCKVDENYICIPFYVNEQKNIVIHIISKSQDELNNLKYKIGIIKKYLEETKPILESKILMEALRQKNLTDSLTGLYNRKYLDEIVEKQLSLDMKNGVVYAIMFLDIDYFKMVNDSYGHDVGDDILRKLAITMKKSISSNETLIRYGGEEFLILMKNATQESAKELANKINSDFSKIIFNYGGDSFSKTVSIGYSFFPTDTDQFWKCIKYADISLYEAKSTGRNKVVKFSKDILKNGDKIDY; this is translated from the coding sequence ATGAAGTCGAATACAAAAATAACACTTATTATTTTTTCGATGGTTGTACTTTTAACTTCAATTATTGTTGTTTTAGTTGCAATTGGTTCTAGACAAATAGGATATGATGGTGTTAAAAAGAAAGCATATTTAACAGCTGATATAGTTAAAAATTCTCTTACATCTCATATGGTAAATGGAAACATGTCACAAAGAGATGTATTTTTAGACAGTATGAGTCAACTAAAAAATGTACAATCTTTATGGCTTGTTAGGGCAAAAAGTGTTAGTGAACAGTTTGGAAATTCTAACTTAGCAAATGAAAATCCAAAAGATGACATTGATTTAGAAGTTCTAAGAAGTGGAGTTGAAAAAATAGTAATAGAAGAGTCTTTATACACTGCAAATCTTAGAATTACAATTCCATATGTAGCATCATCTTTAGATAAACCAAACTGTCTTAATTGTCACAATGCAAAAGAAGGACAAGTTTTAGGAGCTATATCTTTAAGCTTTGATATAAGTGAAGATAGAGGTTCAAATGTTATGGTTTTACTTTATATTATTGGAACTATATCTATTTTCTTAATAGTTTTCTTAATTTTTATTAGAAAAAGAATAACTCCATATACAAACTCTTTTGATTCACTATCTTATGTATTAAAAAGAGTTCATGAAGGAGATTATTCAATTAGAGCAAATACAGGTGTTCTAAAAGAAGATAAAGAAGTTTCAAATTGGTTAAATGAACTAATAGAAAAACTTGAAACCGTACTAACTGGAATTGAAAGAAACTTAACATCTTTTGTTCATAATCGTGTATCAAATGTAAATCATGATAAATTAATTACTGCAAAAGAGATTATTGAAGATATTAGTGAAATTTATCACTATAAGAAAACTATTGAAAATGATTTAACTATTGATGATATTTATCATAGGTTAATTCTAGTTTTAAAAGATAAATTAGAAATAGATTGTTTTGTAATTTTTGAGACTGATTTGGTAAAAGATGAAAGAAAAACTATCTTTGCAACAGATGGTGCTATAGCTTGTTGTGATTTAAAACAAAATATTAAAGAAGTTTGTAGAGCGGAAAGAATAAATAGTATTGTAGCTTCTGAAAACTTCCCAGAAATTTGTAGAGTTGCAAAATGTAAAGTCGATGAAAACTATATTTGTATTCCATTTTATGTAAATGAACAAAAAAATATTGTAATTCATATTATTTCAAAATCCCAAGATGAACTAAATAATTTAAAATATAAAATTGGAATTATTAAAAAATATCTTGAAGAGACGAAACCAATTTTAGAAAGTAAGATTTTAATGGAAGCGTTAAGACAAAAAAATCTTACAGATTCTCTAACAGGGTTATACAATAGAAAATATCTAGATGAGATTGTAGAAAAACAACTATCACTTGACATGAAAAATGGTGTTGTTTATGCAATTATGTTTTTAGATATTGATTACTTTAAAATGGTAAATGATAGCTATGGTCATGATGTTGGAGATGATATTTTAAGAAAACTTGCTATTACTATGAAAAAATCAATCTCTTCAAATGAGACTTTAATTAGATATGGTGGTGAAGAGTTTTTAATTTTAATGAAAAATGCAACTCAAGAGAGTGCAAAAGAGTTAGCAAACAAAATAAATTCTGATTTCTCAAAAATCATATTTAACTATGGAGGAGATAGCTTTTCAAAAACTGTAAGTATTGGTTACTCTTTCTTCCCGACAGATACAGACCAGTTCTGGAAATGTATTAAATATGCTGATATATCTTTATATGAAGCAAAATCAACAGGGAGAAACAAGGTTGTTAAATTTTCAAAAGACATTTTGAAAAATGGTGATAAAATTGACTACTAA
- a CDS encoding MarC family protein encodes MDFFISTFIKIFFIMTPFFVLTVFLTITNDATIIEKRKLAIKVTLSVVVISLVLLFFGQYIFKVFGITLDAFKIGAGALLFLTAVGLIYGNKDGQKPTDKNLSDLAVVPLALPITIGPGTIGVLLVMGVEFNSFSKLIIGSLALLCAILLIGSMLYLSSLIERFIGKNGLLILSKITGLFLAALSAQLIFDGIKSFLGL; translated from the coding sequence ATGGATTTTTTTATTTCAACTTTTATTAAAATATTTTTTATTATGACACCATTTTTTGTACTTACAGTTTTTTTGACTATCACAAATGATGCTACAATTATTGAAAAAAGAAAGTTAGCAATAAAAGTTACACTATCAGTTGTTGTTATCTCTTTAGTTTTGTTATTTTTTGGACAATATATTTTTAAAGTTTTTGGTATTACACTTGATGCTTTTAAAATAGGTGCTGGAGCACTTTTATTTTTAACAGCTGTTGGGTTAATTTATGGAAATAAAGATGGTCAAAAACCAACAGATAAAAATTTATCTGATTTAGCAGTTGTTCCTTTGGCTTTGCCTATTACTATTGGACCTGGAACTATTGGAGTTTTGTTGGTAATGGGAGTTGAATTTAATAGTTTTTCAAAATTAATTATTGGAAGTTTAGCACTTCTTTGTGCAATTCTTTTAATAGGTTCTATGCTTTATCTATCTAGCCTAATAGAAAGATTTATTGGAAAAAATGGGCTTTTGATTTTATCAAAAATTACAGGACTTTTTTTAGCTGCATTATCTGCTCAACTAATATTTGATGGAATAAAAAGTTTCTTAGGTTTATAG
- a CDS encoding MutS-related protein has protein sequence MREEVTALLQNRNELLTITYFKIQELFDKKYGENALVLMEIGTFFEVYEVNNEKEKIGKAKEIAELLNIQLTRKNKSILENSKENPIMAGVPAISFEKHLARIIAEQKYTIAIIRQKGTPPNVSRYLDVVVSPGTNFDFVVEQDDNFITSIVIDQIRGNYLIGYSAIDVTTAKCYYNEVFGTHEDKFFALDEVFNYMNMHKTSEIIVTLIDKNINQKEIIDYLELNLKSFHLRNFRPKITYQNELFKNVFSIESLLTPIEHLDMERCPLSSEALAVLIDFVIAHDSSIIQKLSNPIKLDVSRYIYIGNNALEQLNIIDTTHNLSLIRLINNTSTAMGKRLLKERITNPIKDSKELLRRYNLSKELYDFHSPMENELASIYDIERLTRRIKLSRLHPFELNYLYDSLVSIKEIVKFMESYKFITPPCSSDEINSFLTSINSTFDLSISGRFMLKDVDENMITSGVNFQIDDLNRQNKLLLDKLEILKNHILSFFKSDEKSFVTVNRLDKEGFYISITKNRYNLIKEELLKSHLIIDDKLLLFKDFSIKTQTNSVKISCSLTDDISDKYVHNLKKIVEINKLVFKEKLLEFEKNFSTLLSELVMFIAEVDLTVSNIKTSKKYNYTCPKIVKTKDDENFLELIDLRHPIIEANEDRGVYVTNDIVLGELSLVSKEYEENIIVKNSNPTNLESNKMHGVLLFGINSSGKSSLMKAIGISVILAQAGFFVPCKSMRFSIFDSIFTRISGADNIAKGLSSFAVEMMDLKNIFNRASKKSLILGDEISHSTETLSGLSIVASAILKLARLEAIFVFATHLHQLPQIDEIEKLKNIICLHLSVMYCNDEDKLIFDRKLAFGSGSSIYGLEFAKSLHIDKEFLNIANDIRKRLADDYTKVERISQKNSSKYNTNLYTSTCIICGRACDEVHHIQEQKKANKDGFIGHINANHKYNLIPLCKLHHKMVHDGKININGFVATSKGLELHYTMIEE, from the coding sequence GTGCGAGAAGAAGTAACTGCTCTTTTACAAAATAGAAATGAACTTCTAACTATTACATATTTTAAGATTCAAGAGTTATTTGATAAAAAGTATGGAGAAAATGCTTTAGTTCTTATGGAAATTGGAACTTTTTTTGAAGTTTATGAAGTAAACAATGAAAAAGAGAAAATAGGAAAAGCAAAAGAGATAGCAGAACTTTTAAATATTCAATTAACAAGAAAAAATAAATCAATACTTGAAAACTCAAAAGAGAATCCAATTATGGCTGGAGTTCCAGCAATTTCATTTGAAAAACATCTAGCACGAATTATTGCGGAGCAAAAATATACAATAGCAATAATAAGACAAAAAGGAACTCCGCCAAATGTGAGTAGATATTTGGATGTTGTTGTAAGTCCTGGTACAAACTTTGATTTTGTAGTAGAACAAGATGATAATTTTATAACTTCAATTGTAATTGATCAAATAAGAGGAAATTATTTAATAGGATATAGTGCTATTGATGTAACAACAGCAAAGTGTTATTACAACGAAGTTTTTGGAACTCACGAAGATAAGTTTTTTGCACTTGACGAAGTCTTTAATTATATGAATATGCACAAAACTAGTGAAATAATAGTTACCCTTATAGATAAAAATATTAATCAAAAAGAGATAATAGACTATTTAGAGTTGAACTTAAAAAGTTTTCATTTAAGAAATTTTAGACCAAAAATTACATATCAAAATGAACTTTTTAAAAATGTTTTTAGTATTGAGTCACTTTTAACTCCAATAGAGCATTTAGATATGGAAAGATGTCCACTTTCTAGTGAAGCATTGGCAGTTTTAATAGACTTTGTAATAGCTCATGATAGCTCAATTATTCAAAAACTCTCAAACCCTATAAAATTAGATGTGAGTAGATACATATATATTGGAAATAATGCTTTAGAGCAGTTAAATATTATAGATACTACTCATAATTTAAGTCTAATAAGATTAATAAATAACACTTCAACTGCTATGGGGAAAAGACTTTTAAAAGAGAGAATTACAAATCCAATAAAAGATTCAAAAGAGCTTTTACGCAGATACAATCTCTCTAAAGAGCTATATGATTTTCACTCTCCTATGGAGAATGAACTAGCCAGTATTTACGATATAGAAAGGCTTACAAGAAGAATAAAGTTATCAAGACTACACCCTTTTGAGTTGAACTATTTGTATGACTCTTTAGTAAGCATAAAAGAGATTGTTAAATTTATGGAGAGTTATAAATTTATAACTCCTCCTTGTAGTAGTGATGAGATAAACTCTTTTTTGACATCTATTAATTCGACTTTTGATTTAAGTATAAGTGGAAGATTTATGCTTAAAGATGTAGATGAAAACATGATAACAAGTGGAGTAAATTTTCAAATTGATGATTTAAATAGACAAAATAAACTACTTTTAGATAAATTGGAAATTTTGAAAAATCATATTTTATCTTTTTTTAAATCAGATGAAAAAAGCTTTGTTACTGTAAATAGACTGGATAAAGAGGGATTTTATATCTCAATAACAAAAAATAGATATAACCTTATAAAAGAGGAACTTTTAAAGTCACATCTAATAATTGATGATAAACTTCTACTTTTTAAAGATTTTTCTATAAAAACTCAAACAAATAGTGTAAAAATATCTTGTTCTTTAACTGATGATATTTCAGATAAATATGTTCATAATCTTAAAAAAATAGTTGAGATAAATAAACTTGTATTTAAAGAAAAACTTCTTGAATTTGAGAAAAATTTTTCAACACTTTTAAGTGAATTAGTAATGTTTATAGCTGAAGTTGATTTAACTGTTTCAAATATAAAAACTAGTAAAAAATATAACTACACTTGCCCAAAAATTGTAAAAACAAAAGATGATGAGAATTTTTTAGAACTCATAGATTTACGACACCCAATAATTGAAGCAAATGAGGATAGAGGAGTTTATGTTACAAATGACATTGTTCTAGGAGAACTAAGCTTAGTTAGTAAAGAGTATGAAGAAAATATTATAGTAAAAAACTCAAATCCTACAAATCTTGAAAGTAATAAAATGCATGGAGTATTACTTTTTGGAATAAATAGTTCTGGAAAATCATCTTTAATGAAAGCGATTGGAATAAGTGTAATTTTGGCACAAGCAGGTTTTTTTGTTCCTTGTAAATCTATGAGATTTTCAATATTTGATTCTATTTTTACAAGAATTAGTGGAGCTGATAATATTGCAAAAGGATTATCAAGTTTCGCAGTTGAAATGATGGATTTAAAAAATATCTTCAATCGAGCTAGTAAAAAATCTCTTATTTTAGGAGATGAAATATCTCATAGTACTGAAACTTTAAGTGGCCTTAGTATTGTTGCAAGTGCTATTTTGAAACTTGCACGTCTTGAGGCTATTTTTGTTTTTGCTACGCATTTACATCAACTACCACAGATTGATGAGATTGAGAAATTAAAAAACATTATTTGTCTTCATTTATCTGTTATGTATTGTAATGATGAAGATAAATTAATCTTTGATAGAAAATTAGCTTTTGGGAGTGGTTCATCTATATATGGTTTGGAATTTGCAAAATCTCTTCATATTGATAAAGAGTTTTTAAATATTGCAAATGATATTAGAAAAAGATTAGCAGATGATTATACAAAAGTTGAGAGAATTTCACAAAAAAATAGTTCAAAATATAATACAAATTTGTACACAAGTACTTGTATAATATGCGGTCGTGCTTGTGATGAAGTTCATCATATACAAGAGCAGAAAAAAGCAAACAAAGATGGATTTATAGGACACATAAATGCAAATCATAAATATAATCTAATCCCACTTTGTAAACTTCATCATAAAATGGTACATGATGGTAAAATAAATATAAATGGCTTTGTTGCAACTTCAAAAGGATTAGAACTTCACTACACTATGATTGAAGAGTAA
- a CDS encoding heme-binding domain-containing protein, whose product MNRALIICFVVFILMQFIRPQKVKYNDDKTYEIVLPEDIKEIFVRACYDCHSNKINYPWYSNVAPFSWVVANHTNEGVNALNFSNWEKYTKTQKDEKLKAIYRTAHSSMPLPAYTWAHIEAELSKEEREKIRDWTGVRK is encoded by the coding sequence ATGAATAGAGCTTTGATAATTTGTTTTGTAGTTTTTATATTGATGCAGTTTATAAGACCACAAAAAGTTAAATATAATGATGATAAAACATATGAAATAGTTTTACCTGAAGATATAAAAGAGATATTTGTACGAGCTTGTTATGATTGTCATTCAAATAAGATTAACTATCCTTGGTACTCAAATGTTGCACCTTTTTCTTGGGTTGTTGCAAATCATACAAATGAAGGTGTAAATGCTTTAAATTTTTCAAATTGGGAAAAATATACAAAAACACAAAAAGATGAAAAATTAAAAGCAATTTATAGAACAGCTCACTCATCAATGCCACTTCCTGCTTATACATGGGCTCACATTGAAGCAGAACTTTCAAAAGAAGAGAGAGAAAAAATTAGAGATTGGACAGGAGTGCGAAAATAG
- a CDS encoding thioredoxin family protein encodes MIEINNKEKILEILEKSNCVLLYFGATNCSVCEVLRPKIQMNSSVNFSKMKQYYINSNQNLDITSFFNIFSSPTILVFFEGKEFKRYGRNISLDIFNIEIKRLYEMVF; translated from the coding sequence ATGATAGAAATAAATAATAAAGAAAAAATTTTAGAAATTTTAGAAAAATCAAATTGTGTGTTACTCTATTTTGGAGCTACAAATTGTAGTGTTTGTGAAGTTTTAAGACCAAAAATACAGATGAATAGTTCTGTTAATTTTTCTAAAATGAAGCAATATTATATTAATAGTAATCAAAATTTAGATATTACTTCTTTCTTCAATATTTTTTCAAGTCCAACTATTTTGGTTTTTTTTGAAGGCAAAGAGTTTAAAAGATATGGTAGAAATATTAGTTTAGATATTTTTAATATTGAAATAAAAAGATTATATGAGATGGTATTTTAA
- a CDS encoding 2-isopropylmalate synthase translates to MDKNKIIVFDTTLRDGEQSPGCSMNTEEKLRVALQLEKLGVDVIEAGFAAASPGDFDAVSQIAKTIKNASICSLSRAIENDIKQAGLAVSHALKHRIHTFIATSPIHMKYKLKMSPDEVIKRAIHAVQYARTFVDDVEFSLEDAGRSEIPFMKEVMDAVISAGARTINLPDTVGYRLPTELGAMVKELSEFAGDRAIISVHNHNDLGLATANTLAAVVNGARQIEVTINGLGERAGNSALEEAVMAIKVRKDVFGDLYTNINTPEIYATSRLVATITGVEPQQNKAIVGKNAFAHESGIHQDGVLKHQETYEIMRPEDVGVIKDSTLILGKHSGRAAFKDKITQLGFDSVSDDELNAAFERFKTLADKKKDITDDDVRMLITDEALNHDRIYELVGLQISDCSNGMPMAAVSIKYKEEIIKDAGLGDGTMDAIFKTIDRITGYSGELKDYKVISVSEGKDSLAKVTTRVCFENSTSFVGHGLSIDTMQATANAYLGALNSYLSQKNRLTKNCGHQV, encoded by the coding sequence ATGGATAAAAATAAAATTATTGTATTTGATACTACTTTAAGAGATGGAGAACAAAGCCCAGGTTGTTCTATGAATACAGAAGAGAAATTAAGAGTTGCTTTGCAGTTAGAAAAATTAGGAGTTGATGTTATTGAAGCTGGATTTGCAGCTGCTAGCCCTGGAGATTTTGATGCAGTTAGTCAAATAGCCAAAACTATAAAAAATGCTAGCATTTGTTCATTAAGCCGTGCTATCGAAAATGATATAAAACAAGCAGGACTTGCGGTTTCTCATGCTTTAAAACATAGAATTCATACATTTATAGCTACAAGTCCTATTCATATGAAATATAAATTAAAAATGTCTCCAGATGAAGTTATAAAAAGAGCAATTCATGCAGTTCAATATGCTAGAACTTTTGTAGATGATGTTGAGTTTTCTTTAGAAGATGCAGGAAGAAGTGAAATACCTTTTATGAAAGAAGTTATGGATGCAGTTATAAGTGCAGGTGCTAGAACAATTAATTTACCAGATACTGTTGGATATAGATTACCTACAGAGTTGGGTGCCATGGTTAAAGAGTTAAGTGAATTTGCAGGAGATAGAGCAATTATCTCTGTTCATAATCACAACGATTTAGGACTTGCAACTGCAAATACATTAGCTGCCGTAGTAAATGGAGCTAGACAAATTGAAGTTACAATAAATGGTTTAGGTGAACGTGCTGGAAACTCTGCTTTAGAAGAGGCTGTTATGGCTATAAAAGTGCGAAAAGATGTATTTGGAGATTTATATACAAATATAAATACACCTGAAATTTATGCAACTTCAAGATTAGTTGCTACAATTACAGGTGTTGAGCCACAACAAAATAAAGCAATAGTTGGAAAAAATGCTTTTGCACATGAAAGTGGAATTCACCAAGATGGTGTTTTAAAACATCAAGAGACTTATGAAATTATGAGACCTGAGGATGTTGGAGTTATAAAAGATAGTACATTGATTTTAGGAAAACACTCAGGTCGTGCTGCATTTAAAGATAAGATTACACAATTAGGTTTTGATAGTGTTAGTGATGATGAGTTAAATGCCGCATTTGAAAGATTTAAAACTTTAGCTGATAAGAAAAAAGATATAACAGATGATGATGTTAGAATGTTAATCACTGATGAGGCTTTAAACCATGATAGAATATATGAGTTAGTTGGATTACAAATAAGTGATTGTTCAAATGGTATGCCAATGGCTGCTGTATCTATAAAATATAAAGAAGAGATTATAAAAGATGCAGGTTTGGGTGATGGAACTATGGATGCTATTTTTAAAACAATAGATAGAATCACAGGTTATTCTGGTGAATTAAAAGATTATAAAGTTATTTCTGTAAGCGAAGGAAAAGATTCTCTAGCAAAAGTAACAACTAGAGTTTGCTTTGAAAACAGTACATCTTTTGTTGGTCATGGTTTGAGTATTGATACAATGCAAGCAACAGCAAATGCATATTTGGGTGCTTTAAATTCATATTTATCTCAAAAAAATAGACTTACTAAAAATTGTGGTCATCAGGTATAA
- a CDS encoding DUF996 domain-containing protein — MKGKILDYNIQESSGIISADDGQRYSFSNSQWKASESPKINQTVDFEIDGQSAKAIYLLKSQVSDFASSLNIDGSEARKGAVFAAIGSGLTFLSIIPFLGILFLIVGIVLEFIGVKKLSDNAPKQRDIFINFIWGYGAIIVGTVIMTMILGASMLGSAMSMHSGDGPSIGMGGMFFGIFIYLGFAIYGVIKMYKAINSIGIEYNVPLMKLVAKGYVIGIVLVPLFGIGYLVLFITFILKIFAYLKIEK, encoded by the coding sequence ATGAAAGGCAAGATTTTAGATTATAATATTCAAGAAAGTTCAGGAATAATATCTGCTGATGATGGACAAAGATATAGTTTTTCAAACAGTCAGTGGAAAGCAAGTGAAAGTCCAAAAATAAATCAAACTGTTGATTTTGAAATAGATGGACAAAGTGCAAAAGCAATTTATTTGTTAAAAAGTCAAGTTTCAGATTTTGCAAGTTCTTTAAATATAGATGGAAGTGAAGCTAGAAAAGGTGCAGTTTTTGCTGCTATTGGTTCTGGATTAACTTTTTTGAGTATTATTCCTTTTCTTGGAATTTTATTTTTAATAGTTGGTATTGTTTTAGAATTTATAGGTGTTAAAAAACTATCTGATAATGCACCAAAACAAAGAGATATTTTTATAAATTTTATTTGGGGTTATGGTGCTATTATTGTTGGTACTGTTATTATGACTATGATTCTTGGTGCTAGTATGCTAGGTAGTGCTATGAGTATGCATAGTGGAGATGGTCCTAGTATTGGAATGGGTGGTATGTTTTTTGGAATTTTTATTTACTTAGGATTTGCTATTTATGGTGTTATAAAAATGTATAAAGCTATCAACTCTATTGGAATTGAATACAACGTACCTTTGATGAAACTAGTTGCAAAAGGTTATGTAATTGGAATTGTGCTTGTTCCTTTGTTCGGAATTGGTTATCTTGTATTATTTATTACATTTATTTTAAAAATCTTTGCTTATTTAAAAATAGAGAAGTAA
- the ftsH gene encoding ATP-dependent zinc metalloprotease FtsH, with the protein MMNKQQNNNPNNNQNNNNNFFNNNPLLIFVAFSLVTIFAFKAIFPDSETTNATNSNIQAYGSNVNKTITYSELKKLILSGKIEYVGIGNTQIRAVSKNDGMQRVTYTARRVVPDETLVPELEKSGISYGGISEENVLSDILFGWVLPIFLFFAIWMFLVKRMQKSMGGGSGGILGIGSSKKMINSEKPNVKFEDMAGNKEAKEEVSEVVDFLKAPDRYVRLGAQIPKGVLLVGPPGTGKTLLAKAVAGEADVPFLSVSGSAFIEMFVGVGASRVRDLFEQAKKVAPAIIFIDEIDAIGKSRASGGPMGGNDEREQTLNQLLAEMDGFSTETAPVIVLAATNRPEVLDPALLRPGRFDRQVLVDKPDYEGRIEILNVHIKDVKIAKDVDLKEVAKMTAGLAGADLANIINEAALLAGRANKDEVQSTDFKEAVERQIAGLEKKSRRISPKERKIVAYHESGHALIAEITKGAKKVNKVSIVPRGLAALGYTLNTPEENKYLMQKHELIAEVDVLLGGRAAEEVFIGEISTGAGNDLERATNIIKSMATIYGMSDIAGLMVLERRTNQFLGGQTQKDFSDAMAKDLDDHVKNSLNERYKIVLESLKDNKDAIEQMTSELLEIEVISGERVREIIKEHGGTVFEGEDLHSDSLDKSDLKEDIKEDSKSNEILENNKDDNKATKD; encoded by the coding sequence ATGATGAATAAACAACAAAATAACAATCCAAACAATAATCAAAATAATAACAATAATTTTTTTAACAATAATCCACTTTTGATTTTTGTTGCATTTTCGCTTGTAACAATTTTTGCATTTAAAGCAATTTTTCCTGATAGTGAAACAACAAATGCTACAAACTCAAATATTCAAGCTTATGGAAGTAATGTAAATAAAACAATTACATATTCTGAGTTAAAAAAACTTATTTTAAGTGGTAAAATCGAGTATGTTGGTATTGGAAATACACAAATTAGAGCTGTTAGTAAAAATGATGGAATGCAAAGAGTTACTTATACTGCAAGAAGAGTTGTTCCAGATGAGACATTGGTTCCTGAGTTAGAAAAAAGTGGTATTTCTTATGGTGGAATAAGTGAAGAGAATGTTTTGTCTGATATCCTTTTTGGTTGGGTACTTCCTATTTTCTTATTTTTCGCTATTTGGATGTTTTTGGTTAAAAGAATGCAAAAATCTATGGGTGGTGGAAGTGGTGGAATTTTAGGAATTGGTTCATCTAAAAAGATGATAAATTCTGAAAAACCAAATGTAAAATTTGAAGATATGGCTGGAAATAAAGAGGCTAAAGAAGAGGTTAGTGAAGTTGTAGATTTCTTAAAAGCACCAGATAGATATGTAAGACTTGGTGCTCAAATTCCAAAAGGTGTTTTACTAGTAGGACCTCCAGGAACTGGGAAAACTCTTTTAGCAAAAGCGGTTGCTGGAGAAGCAGATGTTCCGTTTTTATCTGTTTCAGGTTCTGCATTTATTGAGATGTTTGTAGGAGTTGGAGCAAGTAGAGTTCGAGATTTATTTGAACAAGCAAAAAAAGTTGCACCTGCTATTATTTTTATAGATGAAATTGATGCTATTGGAAAAAGCAGGGCTAGTGGTGGTCCTATGGGTGGAAATGATGAGCGAGAACAGACTTTAAATCAGCTTTTAGCTGAAATGGATGGATTTTCTACTGAAACAGCTCCCGTAATAGTATTAGCAGCTACAAATAGACCTGAAGTTTTAGATCCAGCTCTTTTAAGACCAGGAAGATTTGATAGACAAGTTTTAGTTGATAAACCTGATTATGAAGGAAGAATTGAGATTTTAAATGTACATATTAAAGATGTAAAAATAGCAAAAGATGTAGATTTAAAAGAAGTTGCAAAGATGACAGCAGGTCTAGCTGGTGCTGATTTAGCAAATATTATAAATGAAGCTGCTCTTTTAGCTGGGCGTGCAAACAAAGATGAAGTTCAGTCAACTGATTTTAAAGAGGCTGTTGAGAGACAAATTGCAGGTTTAGAGAAAAAATCTAGAAGAATATCTCCAAAAGAGAGAAAAATAGTTGCTTATCATGAAAGTGGGCATGCTTTAATAGCTGAGATTACAAAAGGTGCTAAAAAAGTAAATAAAGTATCTATTGTTCCAAGAGGTTTGGCTGCACTTGGATATACTTTAAATACTCCTGAAGAGAATAAATATTTAATGCAAAAACATGAGCTTATAGCTGAAGTTGATGTTCTTCTAGGTGGAAGGGCTGCTGAAGAGGTATTTATAGGAGAAATTTCAACTGGTGCAGGAAATGACCTTGAGCGAGCTACAAATATTATAAAATCTATGGCAACAATTTATGGTATGAGTGATATCGCTGGACTTATGGTGCTAGAAAGAAGAACAAATCAATTTTTAGGTGGGCAAACTCAAAAAGATTTCTCTGATGCTATGGCAAAAGATTTAGATGATCATGTTAAAAACAGTTTAAATGAAAGATATAAAATAGTTCTTGAATCTTTAAAGGATAATAAAGATGCAATAGAACAGATGACTTCTGAACTTCTTGAAATTGAAGTAATAAGTGGTGAGAGAGTAAGAGAAATTATAAAAGAGCATGGTGGAACAGTTTTTGAGGGAGAAGATTTACACAGTGATAGTTTGGATAAAAGTGATTTAAAAGAAGATATTAAAGAAGATTCTAAATCTAATGAAATTTTAGAAAATAACAAAGATGATAATAAAGCTACAAAAGATTAA